ACAGTGAGCAAACAGTGAATTCAATAGGATAGAAAACCTTGACAGCGACTGCTTGAAAGCTTGTGTTCAAATCTATTTCTTGAGCTTCAAATCCATTACGGACACAAATTGCAGTGCCACCTGAAGCTCTAAAGTGTAAAGTATCAATCGaatagaaaattgaataatttttcattgtaGGTGTTTGAGAACTTttaaagtgagattcttgaatgCAAATTAAAACCGGGTTAAATTCTGCAATAAGCATTTTCAGTTCTTCGAAATGGGCGTAAAAACCATTACAGTTCCATTGTATTAGggtcattttgaaaatatttaaaattacagtcAAAAATCGTAcaatcaaaaccattttgagCCAGTGCAATAGTGCAGACGTTCTAACTGCATCACTCAAAATCCTAAAGTTTTCTGACATTGTATCGTTAGTATCGTTAGTAGGCCATGTGGGtgatcatttgaaatttcagtaaTATCAACTGTGGTATCATTAGTATTAGGAGGTTTATATATAGTGTTAGTAAACTGTGGTATATTTACGTTCCTATCATCAGTCGTATCCGTCTTCGTCATCGTCGCCTGTGGCAATAGTGGTTTCGGCATCATTTCGGTCAGCGTTCGGGCTTCCGTAGTTCCATCGACGTCGGGAGTGCACACGAGAGAGGAGTTTTGGTGAGAACTGCTTGTTTCCGGTAACTCAAGAGAACGGGTGGGGCTTGATGGTGGGTTGTTGATTTTCCGTTCATATGCTCGCTGTTGTTGGGGTTGTTGACTTGGTGTTGGTGTTGTAATTGGGTCCACGCTGCTTTGCACAACGTGGGCGAATGTTGGTCGAGATGATGGTGAAAATCCAAAGACTGCTTGTGGTACCTGGAGACGTCGTTTTTGTCTCGCTTCTTTCATTGGAATTCGTTCAGTAACTCTTATTCTCTGGATTTCTAGTTCGTCGATAAATTTCGGACATTGTTTAGACAATGCATGATGGCTTCCGTTGCAGTTGATGCAGGTTAATGGTCTGGAGCATGGTGTTCCGTTGTGGAATAGGAGTCCACAAGATGCGCAAACTTGGTTACCTTTACATTGATCTTTTCGATGTCCAAATCGGAGGCAGCAAGTACATTTCATTGGATTGGGAACGTACAACTTTATGCGGCAGCTGTAAAAACCAACTTCAATCGTCTGTGGCAAGTAACTCAGATTGAAGGTGAGAATAAACGAGCCGGTGTCCTCAAGTTTGCCTTTGGAATTCTTTCGTTGCATGCGCTTAACTTCTGTCACATGGGCTTCCTTCAGATATTCCAATATTTCAGTGTCATCGAGCTTGTTCAGATCCGGACAAAAGATGGTTCCTTTGGATCGATTCATAGTGGAATGTTCAGTGATTTTGACGGAAACACTTTCACATAATTTCGTTTGCTTCAGAAGTTTTTCCGCTTGGTAACGATCAAGGGTCTTCAGAAGTAACGTACCTTCCTTGGATCTCGAAATTTGTACTCCAGATGTTATGTTGTCGATgcactttttaataacaaacgGATTGAGATCGTCCATGGTGCATTCTGGATCCGTCCTAGTTACGACCAGAAACCGTCCGCCATTGTCGCAACCTCCTGTCTTCAACTGCTTGACGAATTGTTGCTCGTGGAGGTCATTTCGCTGTGCTGTTCTTTTCCCATTTCTTTGCTTTTTGGCTGTTTTCCATCCAATAGTTCCGTTGCTTTCTTCATCAACGGTCAACACTTGAAACCTTGAACCAAACGTGATCGGTGGGGTTCCGCCACCTGGATCGGCGGCCATCTTTCGTGTTCTCCTACTATAGGTACTCAGTGGGGTACTCGCACAGGTCTCAAAAAATACTACCGACACTACCGATACTACCGATAACGAATAAAAGAATGCTTAACTTTGCTCTTGAAGACGATGTGATTCGCTCAGAGGTTGAAGTCAAACtgtgcactggattttgagtatataacgcaagacatggccgtaggaaaaGGGGGGAGGGTGGTtttgggggtttaaccccccacccccatgaggatccaaaacagcaagcgaggtattctactccccactcaaattcagaaccaaattatgataatagagtaaggtttatcaagagtaactatctagactaaaaactaatgcaaaaacctcaaaaatccatcccaagtccaaaattctgctacaatttttcaaaattttctcactaggttcttcaggtctgaatataaagttttgaattaaattaaccCATTTCGGAGGATCCGATTCCAtgattcccataaccaaaattgtattcctattttttgtattgctatttttgtatttcgaattctgtatccagtccaggattcttgattttcagtttgaataatcataagaaattagaagtGAAAacctgctttgaaatcctggttcaaaattggttttgcatttcatatcaaaattatatcatgtttttcgagatcatatgcattttcaatattttgataataattttccgaacatgaaaaaagagaaattttgttttatattccaattcgaagttcttaaacttgtgtaaaaactcacaaaattaaaaaatttaaagcttcgaaatagcaatccaaaattgaaaagtcagattcagatctttgtaaatccatatttgaattctaaatcacaatacagattaaaaataaataatttaaatagtaaaTTCAGATTAAACCTGAACAAcagaattttttataaaattcttaaattcttaaattgaacAAGGACTCtgaaacttggctcataaaattcttatctcgaataagattcggaaatcgtactttttgtacattttagaAATCGTATGGTAATTCGGATATAaattcaaagcgcaatttttgaattcaggttcagagttCAGGTTTACAATgcagattaaaatttcaaaaaaaggtttaacttgctaataaattttacaatcaacataaatggtagagaaattcaagagatcatgaactttACACATTGCGGAtcaaaaacgagatatctcgtttttttcacTTGCCAACAGTCTGCTACACTTTGAAgtataactcgaatggactgaaattgagtgttaaactttataagacaaaattgaacacaaaagttgccataacttaaaaattaatttgtaatATTTAGTTCAacagtttctgagatatagaaagCCGAATTTCGGAGTATCTTGTCAtagatttctttgcggtccttaatgtgttaagattgtttgtcaattcaatttccagatttctattttttaaacaaaattagtttgtatACACAGTTCgattaaaaatcacaaataaaagtgaaatttgaattctttgttttatatgaaaaaagccaaattttattttgaaaaaaatcatccacgGGATTTTCATTAGAGAATtaatctttatgaaaaatatttgctgttgaaAAAACATCTTCACCTATAAAATCCGGTTATTTTGGAGAATACCCGATGTTCTATTTTATTTGCAAAGTTATTTCTAAGTGGGTaaagattttgtaatttttttttatccaaaaattaagtttttagaattaGTTCCTCATAATATACATAAAAAACTTTATGATTGTTCGATCCAGAATCTATCTTTTTAAACCAAACTTTTGGATTTTAGATAGATTTTGTACCCTGGAAAATAACGGTCTATTTTTGATTCGaccttttcgattttttgttttttttttcttagtgaGCCGAAGATATTTACAGAATTTATGGTTTGAAAAACTCTTGTCTTGCGTCAGGGGGGGGGTttagtgactgattttcagctatGATTTTTTGACCAACAATTCAcgaataattaaaacaaattatgtttgtaactatatgattattcatttttaagtactttgacattaaaagttttcgtattaaatcgtagctttagaaaattggtcttAAATCTAAAAGGTGACCTAAGatcgctttcatcgatggttaaaatctttgaatttcttTAAGAGTCTTGTAGATCAAACTTTGTTGATTTGGGCATATCATAAGCTTTTTTTAGAAGAGTCTTCCTTTTCTAAAAAAACCACATTCTACACTGAAACCAACAAACAAGCCTTCAAGTTCTTCTTCacaaatttctatattttcccagtgtattgttcaacattattaaccCATTGAGGACCCCAAATTTCGGCATGTTATGTTTcagaaatcaatgaaaaaaatctgtgaagtgttatgttcaattttgtagaatgagatTCCGttattagattcataacatttgaattattcTTCTTAATAGAGCATACTAGTGACCagcaaaaaaacgagatatttcttatttggtccgcaatgtgttaatattgcagtttttttgaagaaaaatttcatgctaaaatcatttatttggttcaagtttgcatcaagaaaattcgattcaaaaatctgataatttttattctttactttttttcaatttttatcaatggttaaaatctttaaatttgaaaaatagtttggaaaATTGGGCATGTTTGTTGATTTCAGTGTAGAATgtggttttttttagaaaaggaAGACTCTTCTAAAAAAAGCTTATGTTATGCCCAAATCAAcaaagtttgatctaccagactcttaaagaaattcaaagattttaaccatcgatgaaagcgatCTTAGGTCACCTTTTAGATTTaagaccaattttctaaagctacgatttaatacgaaaacttttaatgtctaagtacttaaaaatgaataatcatatagttacaaacataatttgttttaatttttttttattcgtgaatTGTTGGTCAAAAAATCatagctgaaaatcagtcactaaacccccccccccctgacgCAAGACAAGAGTTTTTCAAACCATAAATTCTGTAAATATCTTCGGCtcactgaggaaaaaaaaatcgaaaaggtCGAATCAAAAATAGATCGTTATTTTCCAGGGTACAAAATCtatctaaaaattcaaaaattagggTTAAAAAGATAGATTCTGGATCGAACaatcataatgtttttttttatgtattatgAGGAAACCAATTCTAAAAACTTAGTTTttggatcaaaaaaaaaacaaaatctttacCTACTTTGAAATAACTTTGCAAATAAAATAGAAGATCgggaatttttccaaaataaccggaaaaataaaatttatgataaaagtggcaaaaataacaagagtaacaaaactgacgaaaatgataacaattttgaaaattttgaaaattatgaaaattatgaaaattatgaaaattatgaaaattatgaaaattatgaaaattatgaaaattatgaaaattatgaaaaatatgaaaatcatgaaaattatgaaaattatgaaaattatgaaaattatggaaattatgaaaattatgaaaattatgaaaattatgaaaattatgaaaattatgaaaattatgaaaattatgaaaattatgaaaattatgacaattatgaaaattatgaaaattatgaaaattatgaaaattatgaaaattatgaaaattatgaaaattatgaaaattatgaaaattatgaaaattatgaaaattatgaaaattatgaaaattatgaaaattatgaaaattatgaaaattatgaaaattatgaaaattatgaaaattatgaaaattatgaaaattatgaaaattatgaaaattatgaaaattatgaaaattatgaaaattatgaaaattatgaaaattatgaaaattatgaaaattatgaaaattatgaaaattatgaaaattatgaaaattatgaaaattatgaaaattatgaaaattatgaaaattatgaaaattatgaaaattatgaaaattatgaaaattatgaaaattatgaaaattatgaaaattattaaaattattgaaattatgaaaattatgaaaatcataaaaattatgaaaacgattcaaaaaattctaaaaaaaaataaaagtatgaaaaaatgtctgaggacagaaaaaaatgtaaaattaatcATCGGAATTATAAAATGAGGCTTAAATCAGAAagtacataataaaaaaaacccttttatttaaccttattaaaaatataatagacaaaatttcaaaagttaataAAAGACTCAGAGCTAAACTTCTGAAGAATTCAATTTCCGTTTGTTATGTCTGTTGATTAATTTATTAGCCTTATCGTCTTCCTCTAGCTTTCTAGCCGTCGATTCTCATCGAAATTCGCCATTACAATTTCCTAGTGTGTGACTACAGCACAAATACACCTTTATTTATACCAcaaattatttcagaaatattcttacttactaacttacttaatgatcccgcgccgatcctccggtgcatagggccgtggtaaaagatcttcactgttgacgatccggagccagcgtctgcactggtcccagtcaaggttctcgtcgacagttcggatttcagcggctaggcttcgccgccacgagtttctgggtctgcctcttcttcgatgtccttctggattccagtcaagcgcctctctgcaaatctccaTATTCCATTACCGAATTTGAAAGTCAATATCCATTATGTACATTAGATCGCTGCcaaaattgactttttgctcccgtatgttttttttatgtctttgggtcaccaagcatcagtgttaaATTTAGGATGAATTTGTTGGtttctgaattagcgcaacgcgtttaaattttgtatggaaatttgtgtagatgaaattttgcgtattaaaatatccagaaaattcaatcaagcttgaaatgaagtttgtctttgatTATTGGTTTTGTCTATTCTTAAGCTtcttttttttggcaacatgagaagaagctaagtattcaatgaaataagttataaccatttcaaaataaaaaatctgaattcattgtaAATGGTAggttttgcttgctagagctttcacaaatttcaagaaatgtttttgtcGAGGTTAAATAAGTCAACCAATTCATTGgatatgcaaagcagttttttgcgatttttgattttcatcataCGGTTAAAAAGCTATTAAACTAGCagtcaaaaatgctaaaatttaaataatatatttttttgcatgacatcgaatatcttttccaAGGTTAAAGTTAGGTTTAAGGTTTGTTTATACGAAATGAACGccaagaatcaagaaatattaaaaatccaaagacttattttttaagaactttcagaacatctctggcgatttttgtatgacaaattttgttttcccatacaaatttccacacaaaattaaaacttgttttgcTAACGCGGTACTGAATGaatcttttccaaaattttaattgctaTTTGTGGCAGTAAAAACGACCAAAACAAGTTATGGCAGgcgtaaaaatgtataaatttgaaattttcatacgatcTAATGTACACGCGATGTTTTACTTCAAAAGGTTCTCTTTAACAAAGATTGTTATCAGACAAATAGTTAACTAAGCAAGGAATCGTTTAAAAAGatacattttcaatgaaaattaatttctgtTCAAAAACAATAAGGTATTCTGACAGGTTTTGACTGCAAATCCAAATTCCGCGCTCCGGTCGTTCATACACCTATGAACGTTCAATGAGCGATCATTTGAAAAGCTTTCAGTTTTTCATACTAGCATTCGTCATGTGCTTCCAAAAGCATCACAACTTTGGAAACACAAAGCAAGCCGTACTATGTTGCTTTCAGTGACCACCACGAGATGTCAGGTTGAAAGCTTTCGATTAGCAAAGCTCCAAATTAGAAGTAGGTCAAAAGCCTGCTGAGCGCTTTCCGTTAGAACTTTTAAGAGAACTAAGGTTGGTTACCTGACTGTTGTCTTCATTTTTCGTTTATGGTTTAttccttaaaaatttggaatttaaaaaatttattagaatttCTATGAAGAagtaaactacaaaaataacaattaagaTAAACTTTTCGAACCAAGTGGTATGTTTATatgaatttttacataaaaaaaggatacaaagtttaaaaaatttttgaaaatttcaaatataataatacaataatataataataatacaataatataataataatataataatataattatataataatataataatataataatataataatataataatataataatataataatggttcttgatttttttattattttttctttcaaacccGTGGTAtatcagaaatttttaaaatttggtcatgtttttattgcagaaatatttttcattatcctataAATACCAATATTGTCACGATTATTGGTTCCACCATTTCGAACATAAGTAGATCCCACTAAAAATCCGCCTCCCCAAATTCTTTATCTTTAAGCATTGACTTGCCTTGACCCATATCTAAAtgtgtgtaaacaaaaacaGCGTGTGGCCGCTTCAATTCTGGTCTGCGAATTCTAAGAaataaaggcaaaaaaaaaaacactcgaaGCGGAAGAAATCTTCACACTTCGAACGGTTATGTACAAAATTTTTGAGCGATCAGCTTTTAAGAAGATTACTCTGAttagttttgattaatttgagtgtttctgaaaaatgaaattttagccCCATCAAAACATCTTTTTAGAATGGGCGTTGCTTCACGCACGCAGGCTTAAAGCTACACATCACGCGCGAAATGAAGCGTGGTGTGGGGAATTCACAATCTATTGATAGAAGTCACGCAGTGGATATTTTTAGCTACCGAATTGCGAACCGGATCAGGAACTTGGCTGCTCGCTTACATTGTTAAACGAATGATTTGGTTTTTTCCTCGATtgagttttgattgaaattgaaaacaaaaaggaATAAGGTATAAATCAAGATGTACTATTTTCACTGTATATATTATTCTTCTAACATACCCTGTTACCCAATCTTCagtaaatagttttaaaaaaaaatacgaggcACACCTTGGCAATTGTTGCGATTGCGAAATGGGATTCTTTCAACTTGCCGGTCCATGCCATGGCGCGATATCGCTATAACTTCCACTTGTCGCCGATGTCTTAAAATCCGGATCAAACCGAATAGCATGAAGAGGATACCgtcgtcagtcagtcagtcagtcagtcagtcagcaaATGGGTTTGAACTGAACCATCACGTCGTCAGCCGGTTGGTTCGTGTTTGGGGTGGTTGGCTCAAACCAAAGGCGGGGTATTTTGGAGCACAGTCGTTCCTCTTTAGACAagtataaagaaaatttttgttttcttcacaCTTtagtacacatttttttttttcaacaatatcgtttcaaaatttaaattttgttatctaATCTTTatttcattctatttttttaataaagtggCAGTTGATTTAGGAAGCTAAATATATTATCCTATTAGATATTTTGATAGGAAATAAGGTGATCCGACCGGACGAaacctcatgtgttcgacccatccGTAGCTGGTtgtagcaatgtggcttcttcgtctCTTACTACAAAAAAACAGCTGATGCGGGGCAAAGAATCAAACAAGTAGTTAAATGCTGTCGATAACACAAAAGCCCttagctcacattttcaccatctatttattcatttcttctacccaaagtgctctagctttgacctttccacctatcagctataaattttcatttctgtcttgATTGCTCTCTAATAAGAATtagaatttgccgatatgccataaACTTAGATAAAGAATATTTATATTGGAGTTCAGCGTCATTCTGTAGTTCTGGAGTCTCTCCTCTGGTGGGGAAGCTTTTAGGAAGCAGCAGGAATTGCATTACCACTACCGAGTAGTATCGGCTCCGGATCGTTGAAAgcaatcgatttttgaaagggGCGTATGCGTCaattataaacaaatttctttGTGAACAAATCTAGTTACTGGCATAAACGTattaaactctttattttacatctAAAAATATGAccgtttaataattttttttatttcagtttatttaaatttgatatttgttaaaaaggcgaatagatttttttaagagtGTGCAATCACGAACCTTCATCCCAGGGCGAAAAgtaatgtttgtttattttcatccgGCGAGGTTTTTCCCCTCCAAATTTCATCGCGTGAACAAAAAGACCAATAGTAATTCCGGGATCGAAAAGGGGCTTTTTTAAGCGGGCCATAAACTACATAAATGGCTTgagcaaattcgatgattccacagCAATTGTTTGa
Above is a window of Uranotaenia lowii strain MFRU-FL unplaced genomic scaffold, ASM2978415v1 HiC_scaffold_450, whole genome shotgun sequence DNA encoding:
- the LOC129760118 gene encoding uncharacterized protein LOC129760118 — protein: MAADPGGGTPPITFGSRFQVLTVDEESNGTIGWKTAKKQRNGKRTAQRNDLHEQQFVKQLKTGGCDNGGRFLVVTRTDPECTMDDLNPFVIKKCIDNITSGVQISRSKEGTLLLKTLDRYQAEKLLKQTKLCESVSVKITEHSTMNRSKGTIFCPDLNKLDDTEILEYLKEAHVTEVKRMQRKNSKGKLEDTGSFILTFNLSYLPQTIEVGFYSCRIKLYVPNPMKCTCCLRFGHRKDQCKGNQVCASCGLLFHNGTPCSRPLTCINCNGSHHALSKQCPKFIDELEIQRIRVTERIPMKEARQKRRLQVPQAVFGFSPSSRPTFAHVVQSSVDPITTPTPSQQPQQQRAYERKINNPPSSPTRSLELPETSSSHQNSSLVCTPDVDGTTEARTLTEMMPKPLLPQATMTKTDTTDDRNKSRKPMNVPIMHATVQLQLVPEYLRKTLYAPSKPTCGGHGKTSGVQINHS